A genome region from Oscillospiraceae bacterium includes the following:
- a CDS encoding UDP-N-acetylglucosamine 2-epimerase (non-hydrolyzing): protein MKKIKVMTVFGTRPEAIKMAPLVKEIEKREELESIVAVTAQHRQMLDQVLKIFDITPDFDLNIMKDRQTLTDITLRATKGLDDVIKEAKPDIVLVHGDTSTTFAGALAAFYNQVSVGHVEAGLRTYDKYSPFPEEMNRKLTGAISDMHFAPTINNKENLLKENVCEDDIYITGNTVIDALKTTVKEDYVFETDAINKVDFSKKVIVVTAHRRENLGEGLNNICMALNFIANKYQDEVEIIYPMHLNPVVRETANKHLGNIKNVHLIDPVDVCELHNLMNKSYMIMTDSGGLQEEAPSLGKPVLVLRNETERPEAVKAGTVKIAGVNKDEIIKMAEDLLESKESYEKMAKAVNPYGDGFASKRICDAIIEKYYGKE from the coding sequence ATGAAGAAAATTAAAGTTATGACCGTATTCGGAACAAGACCTGAAGCGATTAAAATGGCACCTTTAGTTAAAGAGATTGAAAAAAGAGAAGAACTGGAGAGTATTGTAGCAGTTACTGCACAGCACAGGCAGATGCTTGATCAGGTTCTTAAGATATTTGATATAACACCTGATTTTGACTTAAATATTATGAAAGACAGGCAGACTCTTACCGATATAACATTAAGGGCAACAAAGGGGCTTGACGATGTTATAAAAGAAGCAAAACCTGACATTGTTTTGGTTCACGGGGATACTTCCACAACTTTTGCCGGTGCTCTTGCCGCTTTTTATAATCAGGTAAGCGTCGGACACGTTGAAGCAGGGCTTAGAACTTATGATAAGTATTCTCCATTCCCTGAAGAAATGAACAGGAAACTTACAGGTGCAATTTCCGATATGCACTTTGCACCGACAATAAACAATAAAGAAAATTTACTTAAAGAAAATGTATGCGAAGATGATATTTATATAACAGGTAATACCGTTATAGATGCTCTTAAAACAACTGTTAAAGAAGATTATGTTTTTGAAACTGATGCTATAAATAAAGTTGATTTTTCAAAAAAAGTTATTGTTGTTACTGCACACAGAAGAGAAAACTTAGGCGAAGGTCTTAACAATATATGCATGGCTCTTAACTTTATTGCAAATAAATATCAGGATGAGGTTGAAATAATCTATCCTATGCATTTAAATCCTGTTGTAAGGGAAACTGCAAATAAACATCTTGGAAATATTAAAAATGTTCACTTAATAGATCCTGTTGACGTTTGTGAATTACATAATCTTATGAATAAATCATATATGATTATGACTGACTCAGGCGGACTTCAGGAGGAAGCACCATCACTGGGAAAACCTGTTTTAGTTTTAAGAAACGAAACTGAAAGACCTGAAGCGGTTAAAGCGGGAACTGTTAAAATTGCAGGTGTTAACAAAGACGAAATAATAAAAATGGCAGAAGACTTACTTGAAAGTAAAGAAAGTTACGAGAAAATGGCAAAAGCAGTTAATCCTTATGGTGACGGGTTTGCTTCTAAGAGAATATGCGATGCCATAATAGAAAAATATTATGGGAAAGAATAA
- a CDS encoding AtpZ/AtpI family protein → MGKNNDILKALAAFSQVSISVLSPIILCIILGRLATDKLGFPDFVMVIAIVLGAISGFYSMITFIKNITKTK, encoded by the coding sequence ATGGGAAAGAATAATGATATCCTAAAAGCACTTGCCGCCTTTTCGCAGGTAAGCATATCTGTTTTATCTCCTATAATACTTTGTATTATTCTTGGCAGACTTGCAACTGATAAGTTAGGTTTTCCTGATTTTGTAATGGTTATTGCCATAGTTCTTGGAGCTATATCAGGATTTTACAGTATGATAACATTTATTAAGAATATCACAAAAACTAAATAG
- a CDS encoding ATP synthase subunit I, which produces MIEKNLLKEVRNMAIGVFLLSLFMVLIFFLCGYFSIQVILGALLGDAVCVLNFLILAYCVSQAVEKGEDSAKKYISGTYFLRMILVAVSIIIAIKTPRYFNYLATAIPFVFPRIVITVLNFINSRKGDKVERSEDNI; this is translated from the coding sequence ATGATTGAAAAGAATTTATTAAAAGAAGTCAGAAATATGGCGATAGGAGTTTTTCTTCTTTCTTTATTTATGGTTTTAATATTTTTTCTTTGCGGATACTTTTCCATTCAAGTAATCTTAGGAGCGCTGCTTGGAGATGCGGTATGTGTTCTTAACTTTCTGATTTTGGCATACTGTGTATCACAGGCAGTTGAAAAAGGAGAAGACAGTGCAAAAAAATATATAAGCGGAACTTACTTTTTAAGAATGATTTTAGTTGCCGTATCTATTATTATTGCAATTAAAACTCCAAGGTATTTTAATTATCTTGCAACTGCAATACCTTTTGTTTTTCCCAGAATAGTAATCACAGTTTTAAATTTCATAAATAGCAGGAAGGGGGATAAAGTTGAACGGTCCGAAGATAATATTTGA